One window of the Leishmania mexicana MHOM/GT/2001/U1103 complete genome, chromosome 11 genome contains the following:
- the NT4 gene encoding nucleobase transporter, with protein sequence MSKLPQAAMVVTSLVVGVTMVMGPNAINSAPSFMLEYYKYLVGNEAAEALSPVFWRNILSFYTVVTMVAQAIHEPTNLTSFMCRFSLLFRLQVSCVMMMIELLVILIMPHTHTPEYGAIAAMMIVAYLGGAARAYFENTGYALFGPCPPVMMTGMLVGSAVSGALVSVLQIILKVSMSDTYSTVLTQSLIYFCLAIGIIFLSGVFLMILPYNPYARRYVAEFRSRRGPWANIYCPRKVVKETSDDGACGKSGAAGLEDSPACRYLANSGSEKKPEVLLETERGDVAASGNRAHHHPNVLYDDHFTTEEFEGEPMQEFTPEPGSHDGAAVNATQRGARDCAHPQTTSGEVSNEVVGQTEANSEGENNDFPGAADRMLTTAELLQEVKLWPVTKKIYPMMITCFLTFCITYLVYPGIIVAVDSADGWFTTLIIAAYNFADLIGRLLTLWKRLWPSRKVILIASITRIIFIPLLVLCAVHKIPSKAVAYVLTITMGLSNGFVGALSMIYSPETPSLSTDGERAMAGQLTGACLLIGCAVGSLIQLGEVVPFT encoded by the coding sequence ATGTCGAAGCTACCGCAGGCGGCCATGGTTGTCACCAGCCTTGTGGTCGGCGTGACCATGGTGATGGGGCCCAATGCCATCAACAGTGCCCCGAGCTTCATGCTCGAGTACTACAAGTACCTCGTCGGCAACGAGGCTGCAGAGGCGCTCTCGCCGGTGTTTTGGAGGAACATCCTCAGCTTCTACACGGTGGTCACCATGGTGGCGCAGGCGATTCATGAACCGACAAACTTGACCTCCTTCATGTGCCGCTTCTCGCTGCTCTTCCGTCTCCAGGTGAGCTgcgtgatgatgatgatagAACTGCTCGTCATCCTCATCatgccgcacacgcacactcccGAGTACGGCGCGATCGCGGCGATGATGATCGTGGCATAcctgggcggcgctgctcgtgccTACTTTGAGAACACCGGGTATGCGCTTTTCGGCCCCTGCCCTCCGGTTATGATGACTGGCATGCTGGTCGGTTCGGCGGTTTCCGGGGCTCTAGTGTCTGTGCTGCAGATCATCTTGAAGGTAAGCATGTCCGACACCTACAGCACCGTGTTGACGCAGTCCCTCATCTACTTCTGCCTGGCGATAGGCATCATCTTCCTCTCCGGAGTGTTTCTCATGATCTTGCCGTACAACCCATACGCGCGACGCTACGTTGCTGAGTTCCGCTCGAGGCGGGGTCCCTGGGCGAACATCTACTGCCCGCGCAAGGTTGTGAAGGAGACGTCCGATGACGGCGCGTGTGGCAAaagcggtgccgccggctTGGAGGACAGCCCTGCCTGCCGCTACTTGGCCAACTCCGGCTCTGAGAAGAAGCCtgaggtgctgctggagacgGAGCGCGGCGATGTCGCAGCGAGCGGTAACCgggcgcaccaccaccccaacGTTCTCTATGATGACCACTTCACCACGGAGGAGTTCGAAGGGGAGCCGATGCAGGAATTCACTCCTGAGCCCGGGAgccacgacggcgctgcagtgaATGCCACTCAAAGGGGGGCACGCGACTGTGCACATCCACAGACGACCTCCGGCGAAGTCAGCAACGAAGTTGTGGGACAGACGGAGGCTAACTCTGAGGGGGAGAACAATGACTTCCCTGGTGCCGCAGACAGGATGTTGACGacagcggagctgctgcaggaggtgaAGCTGTGGCCAGTCACTAAGAAGATCTACCCGATGATGATTACATGTTTCCTGACCTTCTGTATCACCTACCTCGTGTACCCGGGTATCATTGTTGCCGTGGACAGTGCTGATGGATGGTTCACGACACTCATCATTGCGGCGTACAACTTCGCTGACCTCATCGGTCGTTTGCTGACTCTCTGGAAGCGGCTGTGGCCGTCGCGCAAGGTGATCCTGATTGCCTCGATTACACGCATTATCTTCATTCCTctgctggtgctgtgcgcggtgcacaAGATCCCGTCGAAGGCGGTCGCGTACGTGCTCACGATTACCATGGGTTTGTCGAATGGCTTTGTTGGAGCGCTTTCGATGATTTACAGCCCTGAGACGCCAAGCCTTTCTACCGACGGTGAGCGGGCCATGGCCGGTCAGCTGACAGGCGCGTGCCTGCTGATTGGCTGTGCGGTGGGCTCGCTCATTCAGCTGGGGGAGGTGGTTCCATTCACTTAA